From a single Streptomyces misionensis genomic region:
- a CDS encoding M48 family metalloprotease codes for MGATLRALRALVLLLGFYLLSLVLLAALVGVDIAAFTWGHGPVVFKLGFVTVLLAIPVVRGMLMLRTPKGEDGPGIDVTEAAEPRLWALVREVAAAAGTRAPDRIRLTGEVNAAVSEEPRLLGLLPGPRRLYLGVPLLIGLTEAQLRSVLGHEYGHFTGGDTRLSALVVRGRVQIGRVIEQFHERADGKAAADRGKQERAAAKRVAKGKKAKAVDTSGSGAMYRVMAAIYTQYAKLYLRASLSTARGQEFAADQVAARIAGRDATAAMLREIPALSVSHGFYLDSYATLGLPARLLPPRGEFFGGFGRLLTAREQELERLRTELPEETEDAYDSHPPIAERVRRIEALPADGRAEEATGPALALLADPQRTLAALEDAVLTDEVLAFGRATGWPELLNASMASGLSAARTPLHQALADYTGQPPTLAALLETVDDGRLWQLADRLPLSPEASAARGRARREFARPVLRRSLRTMVLAEFSARSLLSWEFSWSRPAEVRLPGETTTAAGAGAAPEAALEAALDAVLADQPDTGALRALLPPAPQPV; via the coding sequence ATGGGCGCAACTCTGCGCGCGCTGCGCGCTCTTGTGCTGCTGCTCGGCTTCTATCTGCTGAGCCTGGTCCTGCTGGCCGCGCTGGTCGGCGTCGACATCGCCGCCTTCACCTGGGGCCACGGCCCCGTGGTGTTCAAGCTCGGCTTCGTCACCGTGCTGCTGGCCATCCCGGTCGTGCGCGGCATGCTGATGCTGCGCACCCCGAAGGGCGAGGACGGCCCCGGGATCGACGTCACCGAGGCGGCCGAGCCCCGGCTGTGGGCGCTGGTCCGGGAGGTCGCGGCGGCGGCCGGCACCCGCGCCCCCGACCGGATCCGGCTCACCGGCGAGGTCAACGCGGCGGTCAGCGAGGAGCCCCGGCTGCTCGGTCTGCTCCCGGGCCCGCGCCGCCTCTACCTGGGCGTTCCGCTGCTGATCGGTCTCACCGAGGCACAGCTGAGGTCCGTGCTCGGCCATGAGTACGGGCACTTCACCGGCGGCGACACCCGGCTGTCCGCGCTGGTGGTGCGGGGCCGGGTGCAGATCGGCCGGGTCATCGAGCAGTTCCACGAGCGGGCGGACGGCAAGGCGGCCGCCGACCGCGGCAAGCAGGAGCGGGCCGCGGCCAAGCGGGTCGCCAAGGGGAAGAAGGCCAAGGCGGTCGACACCTCGGGCTCCGGGGCGATGTACCGGGTGATGGCCGCGATCTACACCCAGTACGCCAAGCTGTACCTGCGCGCCTCCCTGTCCACGGCGCGCGGCCAGGAGTTCGCCGCCGACCAGGTCGCCGCCCGGATCGCGGGGCGCGACGCGACGGCCGCGATGCTGCGCGAGATCCCGGCGCTGTCCGTCTCCCACGGTTTCTACCTGGACTCGTACGCCACCCTGGGGCTGCCGGCCCGGCTGCTGCCGCCGCGCGGCGAGTTCTTCGGTGGCTTCGGCCGCCTGCTGACAGCTCGTGAGCAGGAGCTGGAGCGGCTGCGCACGGAGCTGCCGGAGGAGACGGAGGACGCGTACGACTCGCATCCGCCGATCGCCGAGCGGGTGCGGCGGATCGAGGCACTGCCCGCCGACGGCCGTGCCGAGGAGGCCACCGGTCCGGCGCTCGCCCTGCTCGCCGACCCGCAGCGGACCCTGGCCGCGCTGGAGGACGCCGTCCTGACCGACGAGGTGCTGGCCTTCGGCCGCGCCACCGGCTGGCCGGAGCTGCTGAACGCCTCGATGGCCTCGGGCCTGTCCGCCGCGCGGACCCCGCTGCACCAGGCGCTGGCCGACTACACCGGGCAGCCGCCGACGCTGGCCGCGCTGCTGGAGACGGTCGACGACGGCCGGCTGTGGCAGCTGGCCGACCGGTTGCCGCTGTCGCCGGAGGCGTCCGCGGCGCGGGGCCGGGCCCGGCGCGAGTTCGCCCGGCCGGTGCTGCGCCGGTCGCTGCGGACCATGGTGCTGGCCGAGTTCAGCGCGCGCTCGCTGCTGAGCTGGGAGTTCTCCTGGTCCCGCCCGGCCGAGGTACGGCTGCCCGGCGAGACGACGACGGCGGCCGGGGCCGGAGCGGCCCCGGAGGCAGCCCTGGAGGCGGCGCTGGACGCGGTCCTGGCGGACCAGCCCGACACCGGCGCCCTGCGCGCCCTGCTGCCGCCGGCCCCCCAGCCCGTGTGA
- a CDS encoding cystathionine gamma-synthase produces MSDRHISQHFETLAIHAGNTADPLTGAVVPPIYQVSTYKQDGVGGLRGGYEYSRSANPTRTALEENLAALEGGSRGLAFASGLAAEDTLLRTLLTPGDHVVIPNDAYGGTFRLFAKVATRWGVKWSVADTSDPAAVRAAITSNTKAVWVETPSNPLLGITDIAAVAQVAHDAGARLVVDNTFATPYLQQPLSLGADVVVHSLTKYMGGHSDVVGGALIVSDQALGEELAYHQNAMGAVAGPFDSWLVLRGTKTLAVRMDRHSENAGKVADMLSRHPRVTSVLYPGLPDHPGHEVAAKQMRAFGGMVSFRVEGGEEAAVEVCNRAKVFTLGESLGGVESLIEHPGRMTHASAAGSALEVPADLVRLSVGIENADDLLEDLRQALG; encoded by the coding sequence ATGAGCGACAGGCACATCAGTCAGCACTTCGAGACCCTCGCGATCCACGCGGGCAACACCGCGGATCCCCTCACCGGCGCGGTCGTCCCGCCCATCTACCAGGTCTCGACCTACAAGCAGGACGGCGTCGGCGGGCTGCGCGGCGGCTACGAGTACAGCCGCAGCGCCAACCCGACCCGTACCGCCCTCGAGGAGAACCTCGCCGCGCTGGAGGGCGGCAGCCGCGGCCTCGCGTTCGCCTCCGGCCTCGCGGCCGAGGACACCCTGCTGCGCACGCTGCTCACCCCCGGCGACCACGTGGTGATCCCGAACGACGCCTACGGCGGCACCTTCCGGCTCTTCGCCAAGGTCGCCACCCGCTGGGGCGTGAAGTGGTCGGTCGCCGACACCAGCGACCCGGCCGCCGTACGGGCCGCGATCACCTCCAACACCAAGGCCGTCTGGGTGGAGACCCCCTCCAACCCGCTGCTCGGCATCACCGACATCGCCGCGGTCGCCCAGGTCGCCCACGACGCGGGCGCCAGGCTCGTCGTGGACAACACCTTCGCCACGCCCTACCTCCAGCAGCCGCTGTCGCTCGGGGCGGACGTCGTGGTGCACTCCCTGACCAAGTACATGGGCGGCCACTCCGACGTGGTCGGCGGCGCCCTGATCGTCTCCGACCAGGCGCTCGGCGAGGAACTGGCCTACCACCAGAACGCGATGGGCGCCGTCGCCGGTCCCTTCGACTCGTGGCTGGTGCTGCGCGGCACCAAGACCCTCGCGGTGCGCATGGACCGGCACAGCGAGAACGCCGGCAAGGTCGCCGACATGCTCAGCCGCCACCCGCGCGTCACCAGCGTCCTCTACCCGGGCCTGCCCGACCACCCCGGGCACGAGGTCGCCGCCAAGCAGATGAGGGCCTTCGGCGGCATGGTCTCCTTCCGGGTCGAGGGCGGCGAGGAGGCGGCCGTCGAGGTCTGCAACCGCGCCAAGGTGTTCACCCTCGGCGAGTCCCTGGGCGGCGTCGAGTCCCTGATCGAGCACCCGGGCCGGATGACGCACGCCTCCGCGGCCGGTTCGGCCCTGGAGGTCCCCG